The Camelina sativa cultivar DH55 chromosome 14, Cs, whole genome shotgun sequence genome includes a window with the following:
- the LOC104743719 gene encoding putative syntaxin-24 — protein sequence MIRSNNVKFQVYDAELTHFNFEDKNNYLHYNLTLNLSIRNSKSSIGIHYDRFEANVYYMNHRLGAVPVPSFYQGSKNTTVLKALFEGQNVVLLDDKDATSLKMIGRVGFTEST from the coding sequence ATGATAAGATCCAACAACGTGAAATTCCAAGTCTATGACGCAGAGCTGACACATTTCAACTTCGAGGACAAGAACAACTACCTCCATTACAATCTCACTTTGAACCTATCCATCCGAAACTCCAAGAGTAGTATCGGCATCCATTACGACCGGTTTGAAGCAAACGTTTACTACATGAACCATCGGTTAGGAGCGGTTCCCGTGCCGTCGTTCTACCAGGGAAGCAAGAACACGACGGTTCTCAAAGCATTGTTCGAAGGCCAAAACGTAGTTTTACTCGACGATAAGGACGCAACAAGTTTGAAGATGATCGGAAGAGTGGGGTTTACAGAATCGACGTGA
- the LOC104741825 gene encoding syntaxin-22 has product MSFQDLEAGKPLKPPQQRNLINGNRDGTQAVASGIFQINTAVSSFHRLVNTLGTPKDTPELRDKLHKTRLHIMQLVKDTSAKLKEASETDHGRDVAQSKKIADAKLAKDFETVLKEYQKAQHIAAARETSYTPFDSKENLSSSEVNSDYNRSQEQRVLMESNRQELVLRDNEISFNEAVIEEREQGIQEVQQQIGEVNEIFKDLAVLVEDQGAMINDIGSHAENAHSATAQGKSHLLKASKTQGSNSSLMCLLMVIFGIILLIVIIVLTA; this is encoded by the exons ATGAGTTTTCAGGATTTGGAAGCGGGGAAGCCATTGAAACCGCCGCAACAAAGGAATCTGATCAACGGAAACAGAGATGGGACACAAGCCGTGGCTTCCGGTATTTTTCAGATCAACACAGCGGTTTCTTCTTTTCACCGGCTTGTTAATACTCTCGGCACGCCTAAAGATACTCCGGAGCTTCGTGATAAgct GCACAAGACAAGATTACATATTATGCAGTTGGTTAAAGACACTTCGGCAAAACTTAAGGAAGCTAGTGAAACTGATCATGGTAGAGATGTTGCT CAAAGTAAGAAGATTGCAGATGCTAAACTTGCCAAAGATTTTGAAACTGTGTTGAAAGAGTATCAGAAAGCACAGCATATTGCTGCTGCAAGAGAAACTTCTTACACTCCTTTCGATTCAAAAGAAAACCTTTCTTCAAG TGAGGTAAACAGTGACTATAATAGATCACAAGAGCAGCGTGTCCTCATGGAATCTAACAG GCAAGAACTTGTGTTGCGTGACAACGAAATTTCCTTCAACGAAGCAGTGATAGAGGAAAGAGAACAAGGAATACAGGAAGTTCAGCAGCAAATCGGTGAAGTAAACGAGATTTTCAAAGATCTTGCGGTGTTAGTTGAAGATCAAGGAGCCATGATCA ATGATATCGGTAGCCACGCCGAGAATGCACATTCAGCAACAGCTCAGGGAAAGTCCCATCTCTTGAAAGCATCCAAGACACAAGGATCAAACTCATCCCtg ATGTGCTTGCTAATGGTGATATTTGGGATCATTCTTCTCATTGTTATCATAGTACTAACAGCTTGA